From Amphiprion ocellaris isolate individual 3 ecotype Okinawa chromosome 10, ASM2253959v1, whole genome shotgun sequence, one genomic window encodes:
- the tfr1a gene encoding transferrin receptor 1a, whose amino-acid sequence MDQARTTISKIFNGEPHSYTRFNLTQNMEGDNSQVEMKLSSDVDEEVGGNGVGEHLNHNNSNRKPYVAQKLGRTPKNLCFMAAATFLIFIIGYLIGYLVHRNKDVAPICAASVLPAEEPVARETGAAPLMDWDDVKKLLAKKLTASKLDSVFSDFSSTDHQAGSPGDESLGNKVLNKFKEYGMQSWTDEHFVKVQNAPASGSNKFVFKNNPEERPSGFLSYSFTGKATGAVLYAHYGRESDFRMLRDKSINMNGRVMLIRAGKISFAEKVANAAKMNASAVLIYPDPIDYTIGESTQMFGHVHLGSGDPYTPGFPSFNHTQFPPVQSSGLPKILAQTITQRMGTTILRQLSGQNLPEGWEGFNRLGDESDTITLEVNNVLAEKKIHNVFGVIKGFVDADRYVVIGAQRDSWGPGFAASTVGTGVLVELARSISDMVKNDGFKPRRSIVFASWSAGEYGSVGATEWLEGYLSSLSMKAFTYIDLDGIVTGQNAFKVAASPLMYSLIEKTLKEVKSNKDMSLSSQFAKGNWEANVLEPLKMENAAYPFLAFSGIPSVSFRFTTGVSDYQYFGTLLDTRDKLNGVTSSQVPQLAEMAAKFAGHIALRLVHDHLLQMDLRKYDSIIRLNVAQINGKVNTVQRVQPQLLPKTLTVQWLNSASGSYSRASRSLAADILNSDLEDVEMCRIINERIMTVERNFLSPYVSSRESPFRHILLGSGPHTLKALSTHLDALGTNNPEADADLFRNQFALATWTIQGCANSLAGDIWSLDNQI is encoded by the exons ATGGATCAGGCAAGGACAACAATATCCAAAATT ttcAACGGGGAGCCGCACTCCTACACACGATTCAACTTGACCCAGAATATGGAGGGTGACAACAGCCAGGTGGAAATGAAGCTGTCCTCCGACGTAGATGAGGAGGTTGGGGGAAACGGCGTTGGAGAGCACCTCAATCACAACAACTCCAACCGCAAACCCTACGTGGCTCAAAAGTTAGGACGCACCCCCAAGAACCTCTGCTTCATGGCAGCTGCTACCTTCCTCATCTTTATCATCG ggTACCTGATCGGCTACCTGGTTCATCGAAATAAGGACGTGGCTCCCATCTGTGCCGCCTCGGTTCTCCCTGCTGAGGAGCCTGTTGCTCGTGAGACAGGCGCTGCCCCCCTCATGGACTGGGATGATGTCAAAAAGCTCCTCGCTAAAAAACTCACTGCATCCAAGTTAGATTCTGTCTTCAG TGACTTTTCTAGTACAGATCACCAGGCTGGCTCTCCTGGTGATGAAAGTCTGGGAAACAAGGTGCTCAACAAGTTTAAAGAGTATGGCATGCAGAGCTGGACCGATGAGCACTTTGTCAAGGTTCAGAACGCCCCAGCATCTGGCTCCAACAAATTTGTTTTCAAGAACAATCCGGAGGAGCGTCCCAGCGGATTCCTCTCGTACAGTTTTACTGGAAAAGCAACG GGTGCGGTGCTTTATGCACATTATGGGCGGGAAAGTGACTTCAGGATGCTGCGGGACAAGAGCATCAACATGAATGGTAGAGTCATGCTGATCAGAGCTGGTAAGATCAGCTTTGCAGAGAAG GTCGCCAATGCTGCCAAAATGAACGCCTCCGCTGTGCTGATCTACCCAGACCCCATTGATTACACTATTGGAGAGTCCACTCAGATGTTTGGACAT GTACACCTGGGCTCCGGGGATCCCTACACCCCAGGCTTCCCCTCCTTCAACCACACCCAGTTTCCTCCTGTACAGTCCTCAGGCTTGCCAAAAATCTTGGCTCAGACCATCACACAACGCATGGGAACCACCATTCTGAG GCAGCTCAGTGGTCAGAATCTGCCAGAAGGGTGGGAGGGCTTCAACAGACTCGGAGACGAAAGCGACACTATTACTCTGGAGGTCAACAACGTtcttgctgagaaaaagataCACAACGTCTTCGGGGTGATCAAAGGCTTTGTGGATGCAG ATCGATATGTGGTCATTGGTGCCCAGAGGGATTCATGGGGTCCAGGTTTTGCTGCATCAACTGTTGGCACCGGCGTCCTTGTTGAGTTGGCCCGTTCCATCTCGGACATGGTGAAGAACG ATGGATTCAAACCGAGGAGGAGTATTGTGTTTGCTTCCTGGAGTGCTGGGGAATATGGGAGTGTTGGCGCCACCGAGTGGTTGGAG ggATATCTGTCCTCTCTGAGCATGAAAGCTTTCACCTACATCGACCTGGATGGCATTGTAACAG GTCAGAATGCATTTAAAGTAGCAGCCAGTCCCTTGATGTACAGCCTCATCGAAAAGACCCTGAAAGAG gTGAAGTCAAACAAGGATATGTCTCTGTCTTCTCAGTTTGCAAAGGGCAACTGGGAAGCAAATGT GTTGGAGCCTCTGAAGATGGAAAATGCTGCCTATCCTTTCCTTGCCTTTTCAGGCATTCCTTCAGTCTCATTTAGATTCACTACTGGTGTTTCT GACTACCAGTACTTTGGCACACTGCTGGACACCCGGGACAAACTGAACGGTGTCACATCCAGCCAGGTTCCTCAGCTGGCTGAAATGGCAGCGAAGTTTGCTGGTCATATAGCACTGAGACTGGTCCATGACCACCTGCTGCAAATGGACCTGAGGAAGTACGACAGTATTATACGTTTAAATGTGGCTCAGATTAATGGGAAAGTCAATACTGTTCAGAGG GTGCAGCCCCAGCTGTTGCCCAAAACCCTGACAGTGCAGTGGTTGAACTCAGCCTCTGGCTCCTACAGTCGTGCGTCTCGCAGCCTGGCAGCAGACATCCTGAACAGCGACCTGGAGGACGTCGAGATGTGTCGCATCATCAACGAGCGCATCATGACG GTGGAGAGGAACTTCCTGTCACCGTACGTTTCTTCCAGAGAGAGTCCTTTCCGCCACATCCTGCTGGGCTCTGGTCCTCACACTCTCAAGGCTCTGTCCACCCACCTCGACGCTCTCGGGACTAACAACCCCGAAGCCGACGCCGACCTGTTCCGCAACCAGTTCGCCCTGGCGACCTGGACCATTCAGGGCTGTGCCAACTCACTAGCAGGAGACATCTGGTCTTTGGATAATCAAATCTAA